TGGAATCAAAACTGATACATTAATGAAATCGTTGCACTAAATGAATTATTTGGAAACTAGAATCTGATTAAGGGAAAGTTACACACTTTTTTCTGTGAGCGCAATCAACAACCTATTTGTGCATGCCCAACGGAATGAACATTGTGGTGCGGGGACTGCCATATTGTGTCATCATTTTGCCATAAGGTGTAGAGACATTTTTGCGGTTTTAAAGCCAATTTCCAATAattgtacacattttgctatATGAGTGAGAGACTAATACATTCAATgggggcctgtcatgccaaatactGTCCCCCACTGcgtcacaatgggattcgatCGACTATTAGCGTCCATTGCTATATCGACGGAGTGATTAGAATTTAAGATCACAGCCTAAATTGTGTTCTTTTCTTCGTCGCTATGCAAACAAGGCTGATTTCTGCGACAATTTCTCTGTTTAAACAAGCTTTGTTTAGCTTGTAACATGGAAACGTTCATTCAAACTACTTTTTGGGGTACCAAGTCAACATTACAACATGAAATCCATGTCTTAAACGTTGCTACGTTTCGGGAAATGGCAAAGAAAACATGTATTCTGcttgacacattaaagttacTTACCTTACAGATCACAAAGTAAGCTTATGTCCACTCCATTCAGATGTAAATCCTTTTGATTCAGTCACTGACTTGTCTGGCTGTCATCTTTTTATTTAACCTGCCCTCATCTACACTGAAATAATACCATTTCAGTAGTCCTCTATTAtgattccccccccctctctctcatttaaTACACCCTTGTGGTTGAATACATATATAATCATCTGGTGTAGGTCCAAGGATACAACAATGAATAACCTGGAACAAATAAATGCCATCAAAGGATACCTTACAGCTTCCAATAATGAACACCTTGTGAAACCCAACCTGTCAATATATTTTCATACATTAAAGTTTATCGTTTTTGGTACAGTTGTGTCATAAATTTTTTTCCACTGATTTTCTGTACACTCACATGGCAATCATAGATAAAATACTGAATTCTGGTTTGTGGAATATAGAGGAGGTGGTTGCTGTGTGGGTGGGAGGTTCTGCCTGTCCcttgttctcaacaggcagccagtctcGGAAGGGGGACTGCAAAGTCCAGGCACTGCTGCGCTCttgagaacaggagcagagttaaagggaacagggtaggagacagaCACATAAACAAGCAAACACAGGTTACACTGAGAAcatgtcatggattaaaatcctgcagcgcacgcaaggtccccctgctcaagccagcacatgtccaggcccgtctgaagtttgccaatgaccatctggatgatctagaggaggaatgggagaaggtcatgtggtctgatgagacaaaaatagagctttttggtctaaactccactcgccgtgtttagaggaagaagaaggatgagtacaaccccaagaacaccaccccaaccgtgaagcatggaggtggaaacatcattctttggggatgcttttctgaaaAGGGGACATGACGACTGCACCggattgaggggaggatggatggggccatgtatcgcgagatcttggccaacaacctccttccctcagtaagggGCTGGGTCTTCctgcatgacaacgacccgaaacacacagccagggcaactaaggagtggctccgtaagaagcatctcaaggtcctggagtggcctagccagactccagacctgaacccaatagaacatctttggagggagctgaaagtccgtattgcccggcgacagccccgaaacctgaaggatctggagaaggtctgtatggaggagtgggctaaAATCCCTGCTTTAAGTAATTAATGCAAatgaatgacttaaaaatcataacGTGATTttcgttttagattccgtctctcacagttgaagtgtacctatgataaaaatgacagacttctacatgttttgtaagtaggaaacactgccgatttggcaggttatcaaatacttgttctccccactgtatatactgtattctataccatcttgcctatgccattctgtaccatcattatgcacatgtcctttatccctttacacttgtgtgtattaggtagtagttttggaattgttaggttggattactcgttggttattactgcattgtcggaactagaagcacaagcatttccctacactcgcattaacatctgctaaccatgtgtatgtgacaaatacatttgatttgaagtagctTCAGGTTGTTTTGTATGCAAATGTTTGAGATTTTAAATTTTCACTTTAACAGATGGTGACCCCAGCTAGGAGCGAAAGAGCAGCGAGGTTTTCCCCAGGTCTCGCCTTCCTTTCGTCCTTCTTCCAAACCAAGTCATTTGCCCAGAAGTCATAGCACTTGGTCCCCTTCTCGATTCTGCTCCTGTAGCTCTCCACCTGCGCCTTGTCCAGTCTCACCTTGATTGAGAACAGgaataaatacaattatatttCCTAGGAAGGTGGTCCTCCAAGGCGTTCTGATCTGGTTCAAACATATCAGGTGGGGTTTCAGTGATCAGAAAGTACGTTATTCAAAAATTTGAAAGACTACAGTATGTGCAATAACAATTGCATTGcttacctcagtcaacagctgcggCTCCCTTCCGTACTAGGTGGAGGCCTGGATGCTGCTGTCGTGTGCAAAGAGAGACTTACCTTCAGGTTGTTCTCCCATCCTTCCTGGTACCAAATAAAGGGACTTGCCCATGGCAGTCTTGAGGGTCTGGTTGGTCCAGTCACCAAACCTGGAGGAGGGGGTAGGAAAGCGATCTCTATTGACAATGTACCAtggaagaaaaaataaataaatacattccaGCGTTCATGACCTCGGTCACTCAAGGATGACCTTGGGTGTTGATGTCCACCATAGTCTTGGAGGTGGCCTCGCCAGTCTCGTCCTTGATGGGTATCATACAAAACAAAaatctatttttggttccaagcacCTTTAATGGTTTACGGAAGGGAGTTGAGTTAAGCACGTCCTCCTTCTTCCCTTACTGACCCTAATGGGTATTGCCGCCACCTTCACCTCATTACTGTGATACAATTATACTAGCTAGCTGTGCACGGAGGGAATAAACACACTGAGCATCATGCGATTCCATATGAAATGCATTTCCAATGCCCTTTTTACAGAAGATTTCACATGCTTATACAGacacccaaacagcaagcaatgcagatgtagcagCATGGTTGCTAGGGGGGAAAAAAACCTCCCTCGAAAGGCAGGAACCgtgctctgaggggtggccagtcctcttctggctgtgccgggtggagattagagtacatggccattaagttCAGATCGTTCAAGCTGTTatttgaccagcagggtcaaataagtGGTTGTagggggtgcaacaggtcagcacatcCGGAGGAAACGTCAGtgggcttttcatagccgagcattgaggtcgagagagagtcgaaaacagcacgTCCGATGAACAGGTACCATAGCTGCAGGTAGAACAGTCTAATACAGTTGGCTCTAATAAGTACTCACGTCTAAACCCAGCGAGAGTTTGGAAACGCAAAGCTACATTCTGGGATTCTACAAACCAAACGACTGCCCCACAGGGAACGGATGGAGTAGGGATATGTGACACTAATATTCACACAGCATTCTGACATCCACGTGATAATTTTCAACTTTGAaagctacacacacactattcgtTGACATTAGTGTTAGTAGAGTAATAaagcaaaaaagaaacatccctttttcaggaccctgtctttcaaagaatttgtaaaaatccaagtaacttcacagatcttcattgtcaatggtttaaacaccgtttccagACGTTAATGAATATGCAcctgtcgttaagacactaacagcttacagacggtaggcaattaaggtcagttaggaCACTAGAGGCTTTTCTACTGAAAGACACCAAAAGATAGACGCCCAGGGtccctgcgtgaacgtgccttaggcatgctgcaaggaggcatgaggactgcagatgtggccagggcattaACTTGCATTGTCCGTGCAGTGAGACAGGAacgacagctgatcgtcctcgcagtggcagaacacgtgtaacacctgcacaggatcggaacatcacacctgcgggacaggtacaggatggcaacaactgcccgagttacaccaggaacgcacaatccctccatcagtgctcagactgtccgcaataggctgagaggcgcTGGACTGAGGtcttgtttttcatttttttatttttttatttaaccaggtaggctagttgagaacaagttctcatttgcaactgcgacctggccaagataaagcatagcagtgtgaacagacaacacagagttacacatggagtaaaccattaacaagtcagtaacacagtagagaaaaaaaagggggagtctatatacaatgtgtgcaaaaggcatgaggaggtaggcgaataattaaaatttagggatgatcagtgagatacacctgctggagcgcgtgctacggatgggtgttgccatcgtgaccagtgaactgagataaggcggagtttTACCTAGTATGGacctgtagatgacctggagccagtgggtctggcgacgaatatgtagcgagggccagccgactagagcatacaagtcgcaggtgtgggtggtataaggtgctttagtgacaaaacggatggcactgtgatagactgcatccagtttgctgagtagagtgttggaagccattttgtagatgacatcgccgaagtcgaggatcggtaggatagtcagttttactagggtaagcttggcggcgtgagtgaaggaggctttgttgcggaatagaaagccgactcttgatttgattttcgattggagatgtttgatatgagtctggaaggagagtttgcagtctagccagacacctaggtacttatagatgtccacatattcaaggtcggaaccatccagggtggtgtgctagtcgggcatgcgggtgcaggcagcgatcggttgaaaagcatgcatttggttttactagcttttaagagcagttggagaccacggaaggagtgttgtatggcattgaagctcgtttggaggttagatagcactcttgttctccatggacttcagtgtcccagaactttttggagttggagctacaggatgcaaacttctgcctgaagaagctggccttcgcgtattggttcctgacttccctgaacagttgcatatcacggggactatttgatgctattgttgccggtgaggacctgcctacgtcacctatgggcacaaacccaccctcgctggaccaggcaggactggcaaaaaaacaaaacaagctcgtcactgacgagtcgcggatatgtctcaccaggggtggtcGGAGTCGCATTATAGtctaaggaatgagcgttacaccgaggcctgtaatctggagcaggatcgattgaggtggagggtccgtcatggtctggggcggcgtgtcacagcatcatcggactgaggttGCTGTCATAGCAGGTAATCACAACACTGTGcagtacagggaagacatcctcctccctcattctgacatgaccctccagcatcaAATACACCACACTGCTAGTTCTGtgggtgatttcctgcaagactggAATGCCAGTGTtcagccatggccagcgaagagccctgatttcaatcccattgagcacgtctgagacctgttggatcggcgggtgagggctaggaccattcccccccagaattgtccgggaacttgcaggtgccgtcgtggaagagtggggtaacatctcacagcaagaactggcaaccctggtgcagtccatgaggagatgcactgcagtacttaatgcggCCAGACACTGACTTACTTTTAACAGACCCCTtggttcagggacacattccatttctgtggaacttgttcagtttatgtttgtttttgaatctcaaatatttaaacatgttaagtCTGCTGAAAtttaacgcagttgacagtgagaccacattttttttacaactttttggGTCCTAAGAGAATTCTATTCTTCAAGAAACAATGGATCAAAGAATTGAAATGCCCACTGGACACCCAGACTGCATCTTCAAGAAACAAAGTGAAGCAATGTTAAATAACGACTCATGAGATTAAATACGTACACCAGTTTTATTGACAACAAGCTACAATAGTTACACAACaagtcaaatgtattttacaGCAACAAATACCTTCAAAGTAATTCACTATAACATGAAACATTTGCAGTTAGGATGCTGACACCAGAGTAGCATTTTCTGTTTCAATTGACAGTTTGAAGGATTAAACAGGTTCTTATGGAGCACACGGAGGGATAGCTCTTTCCACATGAGACATCGTTCCAGCCGTTTTCAGCTTAAGAGGAAACACGAAATAGAAATTACCTCTCGATGTACACTCGAAAAGAGAAAAGTAGCTCACATTTATTTGTTAAACTTACTCAAAAAAGTTTAATTTGATGGATGATAATGTACCTCCAAAGTTGAAATGAATACATGGCTCTCTGGCACCATTGTTGTTATTCGGCTCCCCTTCAGCCCAGCTCTCGTGATCAAATTTGGAGCCGTCACTCCAGAACCATAGCCTGTCCTGTGTGGAAGTAGTGAGATCTCAGTATCAAATGTTACATGTGCTTGCTGAACAATTTCTAAAATACAACACTCATGGTCTTTCCTCCAACAAAACGGTAAAAGCCACCACTAGCAAAACGTGCAGACTGACACTGGAActgttgggtgaaaaaaatacacaAGTGTTGATACACATTTCTAGAAATCCCAAAATTAGAAAAAGACAGCTAGTAAGTCGTTTCTGCGCCATAGcaaagaggaagaggcgaagcgagaaggATAACTATAAGCCCAAAATCTGCCTTCTCAAGCGGGTAGCGTTTTTCCTGGTCACCAAGCAACTCGTTTTTGTATGGCCGTCAATAAGATGGCAAATTTAATTAACGAAAAACATAATGGCTTATTTGAGCAAATATATACGTTTTGTAATGCTTAGGTCGTTACGAGTACTGATACAAGTAGCACACATGACATGCCAGAAACTGAGAAAAACATTTCTCTCCGAGTTGTGCCTGTCCCTCGAATCTGCCCGACATTGCAGACTCTTCACATCGTTAGAGGCCAATGGAGTATCTGGTTCATCTAATGGATCATCTAATGGATCATCTAATGGATCATCTAATGGATCATCTAATGGATCATCTGTGGCAATTGCTCTGGATATTTCGAGATGCTCAACTCAAATCTAGACCTACAACCAACAGTATTTCTTTTGCTTTTGACAATGACTTCACGAGGCATAGGTCACATGCCTAAATACTTAAAGTCACATTAATATCAGTTTAAAGAGATGACATTGGGCCATGTTTACTTGAATAGTGTCTGGTTAAAAGGTAGGCAAGTAACTTCATGCCTACTGTGCCAAAGCAATTTACAGTTATTAAAATGGTAATATCCAAATTCCACGTAGAACTCGAGTTGCGAATGTCAATCTTTCCTCTGCGGTACCTCAAACTGTGGTCATTACCAGCTGAGAAACTGGCCAGTTGATTACTCCTGGCACAGAGTTGTCTGACCAGTGTCTTAACACCTACTCCGAGCTGATGGTTTTATTAGTCTTAAGTATTAAGGCATCTTCACTTTGGGTACCTTTTCCACCTTTGCTTGAACAGCATCAAATCCGCCAATCCAGGTAAGAGGGAAACTGCCAGTCGTGATCAACACCACCGCCTGTAGAAATTGGGACTCTTCATAGCTGTGCACAGATGCCAGGTTTGCGCCAAGGTACTTTACAGTGTTGTACACAGGCTTCAGTTTTTGTCCAAGTAACTGACAGTGGCGCTAGAGCAAGCAgtacacagagacaaagacatgtCATAATGGAAGCATTAGTCAGTTGTCCAGTCTGAGAATTTGTCTTCTGGAATCTCAAATATAGGAATTAGTTCATCTCAGTCTTAACCCATGCCTTGAGGGTTCTAATATACAAGAGGGCCCAACTCCACACAATATTGAAAAGCCTATAGAAAATTGCAATTACAGCATATTAAGGGGACGTTCAGTATTTTACATGAGGCGCCTGTTAAAATAAGGCCAAAGCACCTTAAACTCAAAAAACTAAGTTGACTTCAATTGTAGAAAGTAAGCATTATACCTCTGCATTGGGCCATGTCCTTGCAGTTTTGACAAACATGAAGCAGCGTGAATTAAATTGGAACCAGCCTCTGGGGCATGGGTTTCTTTGGTCTGCTGCAAATGTCACCAAATCATCTgaaaggagaagacagggagggtTCCGAAATTGCAGCAGACTTTAAAGGATAGTCCAGACTGACCCTTGCATCAAAAATAACATTTGGAGATCAGTCATGCcacactacaacaaaacatacacaatcaatgATGTAAAgcacaaactcattccacagagcacAGAGTGTCTacaggttttcgctcctccctcgATTGATCAAtttaggtcactaattagtaaggaactcccctcacctggttgtctaggtcttcattgaaAGGTAAGCCAACTGCAGATGCAAGAGACTCCGTGGAATGCGTTTGACACTCGTGATGTAAAGTGTGAGGCTGACTCTTACTTGCTATGCGCGCAGTCATTCTGTCGCCCAGTGTAAAGGCAGCGCTGAGAAGCAGTAGAAGGGTCAACGTCGCCATGGTGATAGTCTCCTGAGAGACACACGAGATAAGCCATCAGTGTTTCCCCAACCTCTCCTCGAGTACCCCAGCAAGTCCACTTAACACATTCAACTAATGAAGGGCTAAGGAATACCAGGTATCATCTCTTCCACCACAGAGTAGATTAGCCTGGCACACGGGAATAAGGAGAAGTCTATGCTCTTGGGTTCTCCCCGAAACAGCACCCTAGATAACTAACCCCGATGCATGGCACACCTAGTAAGTCACCTTTTTGCAAATGAAATTGGCTGGTAAAGTACATTTTTCTAGAGCAGGAGACTCAACTTGCCTGGCATGAGCTACCTTTTATTAATACACACGTCGCAAGCGACTTCTTTCAAATAGGCTCATTCTTCTCTGCCCTACAACTCTTCAGTGTACCGGTCTGGCAATAGACACAGTAAAATGAGTAATAAACTACTAAAGGGGCCCTATAAAAAAAGCTGTGATTTTAAACCCCAAATTACAGCCATTTTCATAAATGTTCTCAGTTCAATTTCCTGGTTTGCCACTCAATTACAATTGGTAATGGAGAACAAAATGTAATGTTCTGAGTCCATGGCAGtgcttaaatcacatcagaaTACCATTTCTTTTAGGTCTGGAAGAAAAGTAACTAGCGATGGTTCTGTATTGCCAATTGATGCTCATTTCATGGCAAGGTTTGCAAATAACAAAAGATACCATTTCTATACTTTTGACAAGTATACCTTGCAGTTAATACTTAGTTGTGAAAGAATCTGGCAACCCACTAGGCATCAACTGGCTACACAGGGAGTGAGCGACAaggcaatattgctggaaattgGCAGATATGGTTTTAAATGTGACGTTTTAAGCCAATAGTTAACTAACCAGAGGTGGGATAACGTCAAGTCGTGTTGATTTAGTAACTTGCAGTGTCTGATACTTGAGATTTGTTTGACAGTTGAACAcgtgaaaaaatatatttttttaaaatctgaattGTTTGGCAAACTACTatgacctgttggagacccctgcaCTACATTTGAACAGGGTCACATGTGCCCGATGggtcctggtaaaaagtagtgtacCACATAGGTTACCATTTGGGATGAAAGCAGATACAGTACTAGATGACTATGTTGAACTCTCACCTGTAGTCTGGTCATGTCAGCGCTCTGTTTGTGAGTTGAGTTCTACTGCTTCCTGCTCTCCTTTTTTAAGGACCCATCCAGTcagacccctccctctctcatcctttaaccggtcaaataatcaactaatcatcaagcttttatcatttgaatcagctgtgttgtgttagggcaaaaaccaaaacgtatAGCCACGGGAAGAAGTTTGTTGGTGCAGGGTACTTTTAATGAATGTTATTTTCAATTGGGGTGCTGGAAAAATATCTTTGCCTGTGCTACAGGCGCTCTATTGGTCCACtattatagcacaacttttgtgAAAATGTAACAAATCTATAAAAAgtgaacatatatacatatatacagtaccagtcaaaagtttggacacacctactcattcaaggctttttctttattttgactattttcttgtataatagtgaagacctcaaaactgtaaataacacatatggaatcatgaggtAACCAAAGAAAGTGTTACACGAAACCAAATAtatgttagattcttcaaagtatccacctttaaacttgatgacagctttgtacactcttggccttctctcaaccagcttcacctggtatgcttttccaacattcttaaaggaattcccacatatgttgagcacttgtttgctgcttttccttaactctgcggtccaactcatcccaaaccatctcaattgggttgaggttgggtgattgtggaggccagggcggtctgatgcagcactacatcactctaccTTATTGGTcaaacagcctggaggtatgttgggtcgttgtcctgttgaaaaacaaatgatagtcccactaagtgcaaaccagatgggatggtgtatcgctgcagaatgctgtggtaaccatgctggttaagcgtgccttgaattctaaataaaacacagacagtgttaccagcaaagcaccatcacacctcctactccatgcttcatggtgggaaccacacatgcggagatcattcgttcacctactctgcatctcacaaagacacactaatcagaccaaaggacagatttccaccggtctaatgtccattgctcgtgtttcttgccccaagcaagtctcttgttcttatcggtgtcctttaggagtggtttctttgcagcagtttgacatgaaggcctgattcacgcagtctcctctgaacagttgatgttgagatgtgtctgttacttcaactctgtgaagcatttatttgggctgcaatttctgaggctggtaactctaatgaacttatcctctgcagcagaggtaactctgggtcttcctttcctgtggcggtcctcgggagagccagtttcatcatagcgcttgatggtttttgcgactgcaattgaagaaactttcaaagttcttgaaatgttccgcattgactgaccttcatgtcttaaagcaatgatggactgtcatttctctttgcttatttgagctgttcttgtcaaataaatggacttggtcttttaccaaacagggctatctactttataccacccctaccttgccacaacacaacctcatgaatctggataagagaatgccaagagcgtgcaaagctgtcatcaaggcaaagggtggctactttgaagaatctcaaatataacatcaattttgatttgtttaacacttttctggttactacatgattccatatgtgttatgtcatagttttgatgtcgtcattattctacaatgtagaaaatagtagagaataaagaaaaaccctggaatgagtgggtgtgtccaaacttttgactggataTCACCTGCAGGAATAGCCATTTTTGTTAAGCTCATTCCTACACTGCTCCTGTATTCTTTTCAAACATCGACCAGTAGCATCGatagtgcctctctctctctctgccagagtCTACCCCATTATAAGAACCCCAACAATAATTGCTAAAAGCCTATGTAAGCCTGTTGGCTGATTGGCATGTATGAGATGATGGAATTTGCTTTTGGAAAAAAGTTGAGGCTTTTTGACACTGGCTTGAGCGGGTCTTAGCAGAGCATGTGTATATAAGCATCAACAAGCCTTGTTACCATATACCCTTTGAGAATGAATGAACAAATAGTTACTTCACACAAACATATGTACCAGATTCCTTTTGGGAAATTCATTTGGGTAGTTTTCTTTGCACATTGGAGGACCCCTGCAAAACCAAGCGTGAGGTAATGGCAATGATGTCATGTGTGCTATCCACATCCTGGTGCTGAACTGTGAAACGTCATGCGGTGCTgaacaatttgaatcagcttgGCTCGTGTCTTGTGGAATCAAAACTGATACATTAATGAAATCGTTGCACTA
This genomic stretch from Oncorhynchus kisutch isolate 150728-3 unplaced genomic scaffold, Okis_V2 scaffold2206, whole genome shotgun sequence harbors:
- the LOC109875303 gene encoding ladderlectin-like, with translation MTRLQETITMATLTLLLLLSAAFTLGDRMTARIANDLVTFAADQRNPCPRGWFQFNSRCFMFVKTARTWPNAERHCQLLGQKLKPVYNTVKYLGANLASVHSYEESQFLQAVVLITTGSFPLTWIGGFDAVQAKVEKDRLWFWSDGSKFDHESWAEGEPNNNNGAREPCIHFNFGAENGWNDVSCGKSYPSVCSIRTCLILQTVN